From the Deinococcus sonorensis KR-87 genome, the window AGGTGCGCCTGCCAGCCGGCGGCCTGCGCGGCCTGGACGTTGCCAGGATCATCGTCCCAGAACACGATCTGACCGGGCGCGCGCTGCAGCCGCTCGGTCACCCGCTGGTAATACGCGGGGTCCGGTTTGCGCACGCCCACGCTGCAGCTGGCCAGCTCGCCGTCCACCACCTCACTGAGCTGCATGTCGTGCAGCAGGTAGTGCAGCCGGTGACGCTCCTGGTTGGTGGCAAGGTAGCAGGGCCACCCGTCCTGCCGCAGCGCCCGCACCGCCTCGAGCAGCGGCCGGTTCAGGTGATCCTCGTGCCGGAACCAGTCGAGCATGAATTGCTCACGGGTGCCGGTATACCCCAGCTCGGCCAGCAGGGGAGGCAGCAGGTCGGGGAGGTCCGCCCGGCCACACGAGGCCTCCAGAAACGGCCCCTTGAAGAACCGCAGCATCGTCTCCGGATGGC encodes:
- a CDS encoding HAD-IA family hydrolase; this encodes MSQRVLLMDVDGVLVTPPSMYGSVMLQRHPETMLRFFKGPFLEASCGRADLPDLLPPLLAELGYTGTREQFMLDWFRHEDHLNRPLLEAVRALRQDGWPCYLATNQERHRLHYLLHDMQLSEVVDGELASCSVGVRKPDPAYYQRVTERLQRAPGQIVFWDDDPGNVQAAQAAGWQAHLYRDVAQFRQTMSRSEVLLP